A window of the Synchiropus splendidus isolate RoL2022-P1 chromosome 6, RoL_Sspl_1.0, whole genome shotgun sequence genome harbors these coding sequences:
- the LOC128760866 gene encoding cytokine-inducible SH2-containing protein-like, with translation MILCVSGSLLPAVPSTEPQRGMRTESGPLASCLQSTPPLWDPTKDLRAIASNFCYLENSGWYWGAISAAQAHSALQEASEGAFLVRNSSHPLYMLTLSVRTARGPTSIRIQYSGTHFLLDSISPARPSLSTFPNVPSLVQHYMGTERAADEGKIEERVPSKPPPGTIQESTVVLKLKRAVYKPECLPSLQHLTRLVINRHSESPDQLPLPRPLIHFLEDYPFTV, from the exons ATGATTCTTTGTGTGTCCGG ATCTCTCCTGCCTGCGGTTCCGTCGACTGAGCCTCAGCGAGGCATGCGGACAGAAAGCGGCCCCCTGGCCTCGTGCCTGCAGAGCACCCCTCCATTATGGGACCCCACCAAGGACCTGCGAGCTATTGCCAGCAACTTCTGCTATTTGGAAAACTCGG gatggTACTGGGGAGCCATATCAGCGGCCCAGGCCCACTCTGCACTTCAAGAGGCCTCTGAAGGAGCCTTCCTGGTACGGAATAGCAGCCACCCTCTCTACATGCTGACCTTATCAGTGCGGACTGCTCGTGGTCCCACCAGTATACGGATCCAGTACAGCGGCACACACTTCTTACTGGACTCCATCTCCCCGGCCAGACCGAGCCTGTCCACCTTCCCGAATGTGCCCAGCCTGGTGCAGCACTACATGGGCACGGAGCGGGCAGCCGACGAGGGGAAGATAGAAGAGCGGGTTCCTTCCAAACCTCCACCGGGGACCATCCAGGAGAGCACGGTGGTGCTGAAACTCAAGCGGGCCGTGTACAAGCCCGAGTGCCTGCCGTCCTTGCAGCACCTCACCCGCCTGGTTATCAACAGACACTCAGAGAGTCCGGACCAGCTGCCGCTGCCCAGGCCCCTCATACACTTCCTAGAGGACTATCCTTTCACAGTATGA
- the glyctk gene encoding glycerate kinase isoform X1: MSALSPTCYSGSTRLFHLLSFAVTQGDRGSTHEEENERPNDRIKALSSLTMARVLSLLRHRPVLTFMGNLHPQLCEMSLDCRARDVFAAAVEAVQPDIVVRQSVQRKDDSVIIDGHTFLLKHNLHLVGFGKAVLGMAKEAERIIGEHLVRGVISVPHGIQQTLKQHGKQHLLLKENSRIEVMEGARHNLPDADAQQAASMIKELASKLTEGDLLLVLISGGGSALLPAPKPPITLQEKHDVTRKLAAAGATIQELNTVRRALSLLKGGGLARSAYPAQVIALILSDVIGDPLDLIASGPTVYSDIWPEEVLSVLDRYKVLECAPASVKDVLGKLKTPRAGSKDSVNQTDHVLNAVIGSNSVALQSAGQRAGELGFQSVVLSPGVCGDVRSVARLYGLLSRFACSPEEPAPEIAAELLRLGPEVGVESWDLCRTMQVLETWRTEECQPMCLLAGGEPTVELVGKGVGGRNQELALRVGLELRDVPHSPVFLSGGTDGQDGPTEAAGAVTDGGLCEEARAQELDVNTFLADNDSFTFFSRLSAGQRLLLPGLTCTNVMDVQILLIPPRPIQIK, encoded by the exons ATGTCAGCGCTTTCTCCAACATGTTATTCAGGTTCTACCCgtctttttcatttgctttctttTGCTGTCACTCAAGGCGATCGTGGATCGACCCATGAAGAAGAAAACGAGCGGCCGAATGACCGTATAAAG GCACTTTCTTCTCTGACCATGGCACGTGTTCTCTCGCTTCTACGACAtcggccggtcctcacttttaTGGGGAACCTGCACCCTCAACTTTGCGAAATGTCACTGGACTGTCGGGCCAGAGACGTGtttgcagcagcagtggaggccGTGCAGCCCGACATTGTGGTCAGGCAGAGTGTGCAGCGCAAAGACGACAGCGTCATAATCGACGGCCACACATTTTTGCTCAAGCACAACCTGCACTTGGTGGGTTTTGGAAAAGCTGTGCTGGGAATGGcgaaggaggcagagagaatTATTGGCGAGCATTTGGTCAGAGGAGTGATTAGCGTTCCACATGGGATCCAGCAGACACTGAAGCAGCATGGAAAACA GCATTTGttgttgaaagaaaacagtCGCATTGAAGTGATGGAGGGAGCCAGACACAATCTGCCTGACGCCGACGCACAACAGGCGGCAAGCATGATCAAAGAGCTGGCGAGTAAACTCACCGAGGGAGACTTGCTGCTGGTGCTTATTTCAG GTGGAGGGTCTGCACTGTTGCCCGCTCCGAAACCACCCATCACACTGCAGGAGAAGCATGACGTTACCAGAAAGCTTGCAGCCGCTGGCGCCACCATCCAGGAGTTGAACACTGTGCGCCGAGCTCTCTCGCTGTTAAAGGGTGGAGGACTTGCTCGAAGTGCTTATCCTGCTCAG GTAATTGCTCTGATACTTTCTGATGTCATCGGGGACCCTCTTGACCTGATCGCCAGTGGACCCACAGTGTACAGTGACATTTGGCCCGAGGAAGTTCTGTCAGTGCTGGACCGGTACAAGGTACTGGAGTGCGCTCCTGCCTCTGTAAAGGATGTTCTTGGAAAGCTGAAGACGCCCCGTGCGGGGAGCAAAGATTCAGTGAATCAGACGGATCATGTTCTCAATGCTGTGATAGGTTCTAACAGCGTAGCCCTCCAGAGTGCTGGGCAGCGTGCTGGGGAACTGGGTTTCCAGTCCGTGGTGCTATCACCAGGAGTGTGTGGAGATGTGAGGTCTGTGGCACGTCTCTACGGCCTCCTGTCGCGATTTGCATGCTCCCCAGAGGAACCAGCACCGGAGATTGCAGCGGAACTTCTAAGGCTGGGACCTGAGGTCGGAGTGGAGAGTTGGGATTTGTGCCGGACCATGCAGGTTCTGGAGACATGGCGTACCGAGGAATGTCAGCCAATGTGCCTGCTGGCAGGTGGTGAACCCACAGTAGAGCTAGTGGGTAAAGGCGTGGGAGGTCGCAATCAGGAACTGGCCTTGAGAGTGGGTTTGGAGCTTCGAGACGTGCCGCACAGCCCGGTCTTTCTTAGCGGTGGAACTGATGGTCAGGATGGACCCACCGAGGCAGCTGGAGCAGTCACTGACGGAGGATTGTGTGAAGAGGCCAGGGCTCAGGAACTGGATGTCAACACATTCTTAGCTGACAACGATTCCTTCACTTTCTTTTCGCGTCTCTCTGCAGGTCAGCGTTTGCTGCTGCCTGGTTTAACCTGCACAAATGTGATGGATGTTCAAATACTGCTCATTCCACCCAGACCCATTCAGATCAAATAA
- the glyctk gene encoding glycerate kinase isoform X2, with amino-acid sequence MTGLYRDGKCTSFPYACDRGSTHEEENERPNDRIKALSSLTMARVLSLLRHRPVLTFMGNLHPQLCEMSLDCRARDVFAAAVEAVQPDIVVRQSVQRKDDSVIIDGHTFLLKHNLHLVGFGKAVLGMAKEAERIIGEHLVRGVISVPHGIQQTLKQHGKQHLLLKENSRIEVMEGARHNLPDADAQQAASMIKELASKLTEGDLLLVLISGGGSALLPAPKPPITLQEKHDVTRKLAAAGATIQELNTVRRALSLLKGGGLARSAYPAQVIALILSDVIGDPLDLIASGPTVYSDIWPEEVLSVLDRYKVLECAPASVKDVLGKLKTPRAGSKDSVNQTDHVLNAVIGSNSVALQSAGQRAGELGFQSVVLSPGVCGDVRSVARLYGLLSRFACSPEEPAPEIAAELLRLGPEVGVESWDLCRTMQVLETWRTEECQPMCLLAGGEPTVELVGKGVGGRNQELALRVGLELRDVPHSPVFLSGGTDGQDGPTEAAGAVTDGGLCEEARAQELDVNTFLADNDSFTFFSRLSAGQRLLLPGLTCTNVMDVQILLIPPRPIQIK; translated from the exons ATGACAGGGTTATATCGTGACGGCAAGTGCACATCGTTTCCCTATGCAT GCGATCGTGGATCGACCCATGAAGAAGAAAACGAGCGGCCGAATGACCGTATAAAG GCACTTTCTTCTCTGACCATGGCACGTGTTCTCTCGCTTCTACGACAtcggccggtcctcacttttaTGGGGAACCTGCACCCTCAACTTTGCGAAATGTCACTGGACTGTCGGGCCAGAGACGTGtttgcagcagcagtggaggccGTGCAGCCCGACATTGTGGTCAGGCAGAGTGTGCAGCGCAAAGACGACAGCGTCATAATCGACGGCCACACATTTTTGCTCAAGCACAACCTGCACTTGGTGGGTTTTGGAAAAGCTGTGCTGGGAATGGcgaaggaggcagagagaatTATTGGCGAGCATTTGGTCAGAGGAGTGATTAGCGTTCCACATGGGATCCAGCAGACACTGAAGCAGCATGGAAAACA GCATTTGttgttgaaagaaaacagtCGCATTGAAGTGATGGAGGGAGCCAGACACAATCTGCCTGACGCCGACGCACAACAGGCGGCAAGCATGATCAAAGAGCTGGCGAGTAAACTCACCGAGGGAGACTTGCTGCTGGTGCTTATTTCAG GTGGAGGGTCTGCACTGTTGCCCGCTCCGAAACCACCCATCACACTGCAGGAGAAGCATGACGTTACCAGAAAGCTTGCAGCCGCTGGCGCCACCATCCAGGAGTTGAACACTGTGCGCCGAGCTCTCTCGCTGTTAAAGGGTGGAGGACTTGCTCGAAGTGCTTATCCTGCTCAG GTAATTGCTCTGATACTTTCTGATGTCATCGGGGACCCTCTTGACCTGATCGCCAGTGGACCCACAGTGTACAGTGACATTTGGCCCGAGGAAGTTCTGTCAGTGCTGGACCGGTACAAGGTACTGGAGTGCGCTCCTGCCTCTGTAAAGGATGTTCTTGGAAAGCTGAAGACGCCCCGTGCGGGGAGCAAAGATTCAGTGAATCAGACGGATCATGTTCTCAATGCTGTGATAGGTTCTAACAGCGTAGCCCTCCAGAGTGCTGGGCAGCGTGCTGGGGAACTGGGTTTCCAGTCCGTGGTGCTATCACCAGGAGTGTGTGGAGATGTGAGGTCTGTGGCACGTCTCTACGGCCTCCTGTCGCGATTTGCATGCTCCCCAGAGGAACCAGCACCGGAGATTGCAGCGGAACTTCTAAGGCTGGGACCTGAGGTCGGAGTGGAGAGTTGGGATTTGTGCCGGACCATGCAGGTTCTGGAGACATGGCGTACCGAGGAATGTCAGCCAATGTGCCTGCTGGCAGGTGGTGAACCCACAGTAGAGCTAGTGGGTAAAGGCGTGGGAGGTCGCAATCAGGAACTGGCCTTGAGAGTGGGTTTGGAGCTTCGAGACGTGCCGCACAGCCCGGTCTTTCTTAGCGGTGGAACTGATGGTCAGGATGGACCCACCGAGGCAGCTGGAGCAGTCACTGACGGAGGATTGTGTGAAGAGGCCAGGGCTCAGGAACTGGATGTCAACACATTCTTAGCTGACAACGATTCCTTCACTTTCTTTTCGCGTCTCTCTGCAGGTCAGCGTTTGCTGCTGCCTGGTTTAACCTGCACAAATGTGATGGATGTTCAAATACTGCTCATTCCACCCAGACCCATTCAGATCAAATAA
- the LOC128760925 gene encoding twinfilin-2, producing MFLALVVTPELREFLARARGGAVRLIKVCIQDEQLVLGAFRKPEQSWDRDYDQCLLPLLDQQEPCYILYRLDSQNALGYEWLFISWSPDQSPVKQKMLYAATRATVKKEFGGGHVKYEMFGTAEEDICLLGYQRHVSSCSGPAPLTLAEQELQRIKITEGRVKQVTTEISVESKHQTLQGLAFPLQESARRALQQLANQRINYIQLRLDVEKETIELVHANPTEIRELPLRVPKDAPRYHLFLYKHSHEGDYLESVVFIYSMPGYSCSIKERMLYSSCKSRLLEELEKEYCLEIAKKLEIDNGDELTEEFLYDEVHPKQHAHKQAFAKPRGPAGKRGHKRLIKGPGDTV from the exons ATGTTTCTAGCTTTAGTGGTGACGCCAGAACTCAGGGAGTTCCTGGCCCGGGCCAGAGGAGGAGCGGTCCGCCTCATCAAGGTCTGCATCCAAGACG AGCAGCTGGTGCTGGGGGCTTTCAGGAAGCCAGAGCAGAGCTGGGACCGAGACTATGACCAATGTCTGCTGCCACTGCTGGACCAGCAGGAGCCCTGCTACATCCTCTACCGCCTGGACTCCCAGAATGCACTGGGCTACGAATGGCTATTCATCTCCTGGTCTCCAGACCAGTCGCCG GTCAAACAGAAAATGCTTTATGCTGCCACCCGTGCCACTGTGAAGAAGGAATTTGGCGGTGGCCACGTCAAGTACGAGATGTTCGGCACAGCTGAG GAGGACATCTGTCTGCTGGGATACCAGCGTCATGTGTCGTCCTGCTCTGGTCCCGCTCCGCTCACACTGGCTGAGCAGGAGCTCCAGAGGATCAAAATCACAGAG GGCAGAGTTAAGCAG GTGACAACAGAGATCAGCGTGGAGAGCAAGCACCAGACTCTGCAGGGTCTGGCCTTCCCCCTGCAGGAGTCGGCCCGAAGAGCCCTGCAGCAACTGGCCAACCAGCGCATCAACTACATCCAGCTG AGATTAGACGTGGAGAAGGAGACCATCGAGCTGGTGCACGCCAACCCCACAGAGATACGTGAGCTCCCTCTCAGAGTCCCTAAAGATGCTCCCAGATACCACCTCTTCCTCTACAAACACTCTCATGAGGGGGACTACCTGGAGTCTGTCG TGTTCATCTACTCCATGCCTGGCTACAGCTGCAGCATTAAGGAGCGAATGCTGTATTCCAGCTGCAAAAGTCGACTACTGGAGGAGTTGGAGAAAGAATACTGTCTGGAAATAGCTAAGAAG ttGGAGATCGATAACGGAGATGAGCTGACAGAGGAGTTCTTGTACGACGAAGTCCATCCGAAGCAACACGCCCACAAACAGGCCTTCGCCAAACCTCGTGGTCCAGCAGGGAAAAGGGGACACAAGCGCCTCATCAAGGGTCCAGGGGACACGGTATAG
- the wdr82 gene encoding WD repeat-containing protein 82, with protein sequence MKLTDNVLRSFRVAKVFRENSDKINCFDFSSNGETIISSSDDDSLVLYDCQEGKPKRTLYSKKYGVDLIRYTHAANTVVYSSNKIDDTIRYLSLHDNKYIRYFPGHNKRVTSLSMSPVDDTFISGSLDKTIRLWDLRSPNCQGLMHLQGKPVCSFDPEGLIFAAGINSEMVKLYDLRSFDKGPFATFKLQYERTCEWTGLKFSNDGKLILLATNGGALRILDAFKGAVLHSFGGYNNSKGVTLEASFTPDSQFVMIGSEDGKIHVWNAESGMKVALLDGKHTGPITCLQFNPKFMTFASACSNMAFWLPTIDD encoded by the exons ATGAAGCTAACAGACAATGTGCTGCGGAGCTTCAGGGTCGCAAAGGTTTTTCGGGAAAACTCCGACAAAATTAACTGTTTTGACTTCAGTTCGAACGGCGAGACGATTATATCCAGCAGCGACGACGACTCCCTGGTATTATACGATTGCCAAGAGGGAAA ACCTAAAAGGACGCTTTACAGTAAAAAGTATGGCGTGGATTTGATCAGGTACACACATGCTGCCAACACAGTGGTCTACAGTTCCAACAAAATAGATG ATACAATCAGATACCTGTCACTTCATGATAACAAATACATCCGCTACTTTCCTGGACACAATAAAAG GGTCACTTCTCTTTCGATGTCTCCTGTGGATGACACATTCATTTCTGGCTCTTTAGATAAAACTATTCGACTATGGGATCTACGGTCACCAAACTGTCAG gGCCTCATGCACTTGCAGGGCAAACCCGTCTGCTCCTTTGACCCAGAGGGTCTCATTTTTGCAGCTGGCATAAATTCCGAAATGGTTAAACTCTATGATCTACGGTCATTTGACAAG GGCCCTTTTGCTACCTTCAAACTTCAATATGAACGAACATGTGAGTGGACGGGACTGAAGTTTAGCAACGATGGGAAACTTATCCTACTTGCTACGAATGGTGGAGCGCTCCGCATCCTGGACGCCTTCAAAGGGGCTGTTCTACATTCTTTTGGG GGCTACAACAACAGTAAAGGCGTGACGCTCGAAGCATCATTCACACCCGACTCTCAGTTCGTCATGATTG GTTCTGAGGACGGAAAGATCCACGTGTGGAACGCGGAGAGCGGCATGAAAGTGGCTCTGTTGGACGGGAAGCACACCGGACCCATCACCTGCCTGCAGTTCAACCCCAAGTTCATGACGTTTGCAAGTGCCTGCTCCAACATG GCTTTCTGGCTCCCTACCATCGATGACTGA
- the mon1bb gene encoding vacuolar fusion protein MON1 homolog B has protein sequence MEQDGRQEGEEQGVKTLDPPVDVLATSLSLLGNHMFPDPVDGHDSDSVKNKELADSAQSDLSTDESVLDAGSQANLRAPEHDCELSAQAADVGTDASADDDKSDSADFVVAMLAKAKLEEQGLGEKGRSSPLLEAGTQGSPPHLSHREEDVTADSWRQHRKHVFVLSEAGKPIYSRYGSEEALSSTMGVMMALVSFVQSGDNVIRSVYSEEHTVVFLQKGPLVLVCVSSSRQSEQQLRDELLYVYYQIISMLTQASISRIFEHKKNYDLRRLLAGSEKILDGLLNLVDSDPSFLLSAVHCLPLASSLRDSLSQILQKSITTNLVFSILIAKNQLLTIVQEKTVIEDNRLEPADVHLLLNLIGASSAFQAGEIWTPICLPLFNPDCYFYAYISYLDPPACTVCLLLLSTDKEAFYAVAECKRKIEEAMVAQNSLSLIAKAQSYSVSQVGVSDLRHFMYKPFDVPDNYRQLTQFTSPEMEAPYSSEEEKMRLLDLYRYMHSRIHSSSRPLKLIYHVAERETLLAWVTSKFELYTCFSPLVTKACAITVITKLLRWIKKEEERLFIRYPPKYSTTPNPSKSSRTGKSDQQDSTDNGFLSLL, from the exons atggagcaggacggtCGGCAAGAGGGCGAGGAGCAGGGAGTGAAGACACTGGATCCACCTG TGGACGTCTTGGCAACTTCCCTGTCGTTGTTGGGGAATCACATGTTTCCTGATCCGGTGGATGGGCACGACAGTGACtcagtgaaaaataaagaacTCGCCGATTCTGCCCAGTCAGACTTGAGCACGGATGAGTCGGTCCTGGATGCAGGATCGCAGGCAAACCTCAGAGCGCCTGAGCACGACTGCGAGTTGTCCGCCCAAGCAGCTGATGTAGGGACGGATGCGTCTGCAGATGACGACAAGAGTGATTCTGCAGACTTTGTGGTGGCTATGTTGGCTAAGGCCAAGCTTGAGGAGCAGGGTTTAGGCGAGAAGGGGAGGTCGTCCCCTCTGCTGGAGGCCGGCACACAAGGATCTCCGCCACACTTGTCTCATCGCGAGGAGGATGTGACTGCTGACAGCTGGCGGCAGCACAGGAAGCATGTTTTTGTGCTCAGTGAAGCAGGGAAGCCGATTTATTCTCGGTATGGCAGTGAAGAGGCTCTGTCGTCGACCATGGGAGTCATGATGGCGCTGGTGTCGTTCGTCCAGAGTGGAGACAACGTCATCCGGTCAGTCTATTCAG AAGAGCACACGGTGGTCTTCCTGCAGAAAGGGCCCCTGGTGCTGGTGTGCGTGTCCAGCAGTCGGCAGTCGGAGCAGCAGCTGCGAGACGAGCTGCTGTATGTCTACTACCAGATCATCAGCATGCTGACCCAGGCCAGCATCTCCCGCATCTTCGAGCACAAGAAGAACTACGACCTCAGGAGGCTGCTGGCCGGCTCCGAGAAGATCCTGGACGGTCTTCTCAACCTGGTGGATTCAGACCCCAGCTTCTTGTTGTCAGCGGTGCACTGTCTGCCCCTGGCCTCTTCTCTCAGGGACTCTCTCAGCCAGATCCTGCAAAagtccatcaccaccaacttgGTCTTCTCCATCCTCATCGCCAAGAACCAGCTGCTCACCATCGTTCAGGAAAAAACTGTCATCGAGGACAACAGACTCGAACCTGCGGACGTTCACCTCCTGCTCAACCTCATCGGAGCCTCCTCTGCCTTCCAGGCTGGAGAGATCTGGACTCCCATATGCCTCCCGCTCTTCAACCCTGACTGTTACTTTTATGCATACATCTCCTACCTGGACCCCCCGGCCTGCACCGTGTGcttgctgctgctctccaccGACAAGGAGGCCTTTTATGCCGTCGCCGAGTGCAAGAGGAAGATCGAGGAGGCCATGGTGGCGCAGAACTCACTGAGCCTCATCGCTAAGGCTCAGTCATACAGCGTGAGCCAGGTGGGGGTCTCCGACCTCAGACACTTCATGTACAAGCCCTTCGACGTGCCAGACAACTACCGCCAGCTCACCCAGTTCACCAG CCCAGAAATGGAGGCGCCGTacagcagcgaggaggagaagatgaggcTCCTGGATCTGTACCGCTACATGCACAGTCGCATCCACAGTTCGTCGCGGCCCCTCAAGCTCATCTATCACGTCGCCGAGAGAGAAACGCTGCTGGCGTGG GTCACGAGCAAGTTCGAGCTGTACACCTGCTTCAGCCCTCTGGTGACCAAAGCCTGCGCCATCACGGTCATCACCAAACTGCTGCGCTGGatcaagaaggaggaggagcgcctCTTCATCAGGTACCCCCCGAAGTACTCCACCACCCCAAACCCCAGCAAAAGCTCCCGCACTGGCAAGTCTGACCAGCAGGACTCCACAGACAACGGCTTCTTGTCTCTGCTATAA
- the glyctk gene encoding glycerate kinase isoform X3, with translation MARVLSLLRHRPVLTFMGNLHPQLCEMSLDCRARDVFAAAVEAVQPDIVVRQSVQRKDDSVIIDGHTFLLKHNLHLVGFGKAVLGMAKEAERIIGEHLVRGVISVPHGIQQTLKQHGKQHLLLKENSRIEVMEGARHNLPDADAQQAASMIKELASKLTEGDLLLVLISGGGSALLPAPKPPITLQEKHDVTRKLAAAGATIQELNTVRRALSLLKGGGLARSAYPAQVIALILSDVIGDPLDLIASGPTVYSDIWPEEVLSVLDRYKVLECAPASVKDVLGKLKTPRAGSKDSVNQTDHVLNAVIGSNSVALQSAGQRAGELGFQSVVLSPGVCGDVRSVARLYGLLSRFACSPEEPAPEIAAELLRLGPEVGVESWDLCRTMQVLETWRTEECQPMCLLAGGEPTVELVGKGVGGRNQELALRVGLELRDVPHSPVFLSGGTDGQDGPTEAAGAVTDGGLCEEARAQELDVNTFLADNDSFTFFSRLSAGQRLLLPGLTCTNVMDVQILLIPPRPIQIK, from the exons ATGGCACGTGTTCTCTCGCTTCTACGACAtcggccggtcctcacttttaTGGGGAACCTGCACCCTCAACTTTGCGAAATGTCACTGGACTGTCGGGCCAGAGACGTGtttgcagcagcagtggaggccGTGCAGCCCGACATTGTGGTCAGGCAGAGTGTGCAGCGCAAAGACGACAGCGTCATAATCGACGGCCACACATTTTTGCTCAAGCACAACCTGCACTTGGTGGGTTTTGGAAAAGCTGTGCTGGGAATGGcgaaggaggcagagagaatTATTGGCGAGCATTTGGTCAGAGGAGTGATTAGCGTTCCACATGGGATCCAGCAGACACTGAAGCAGCATGGAAAACA GCATTTGttgttgaaagaaaacagtCGCATTGAAGTGATGGAGGGAGCCAGACACAATCTGCCTGACGCCGACGCACAACAGGCGGCAAGCATGATCAAAGAGCTGGCGAGTAAACTCACCGAGGGAGACTTGCTGCTGGTGCTTATTTCAG GTGGAGGGTCTGCACTGTTGCCCGCTCCGAAACCACCCATCACACTGCAGGAGAAGCATGACGTTACCAGAAAGCTTGCAGCCGCTGGCGCCACCATCCAGGAGTTGAACACTGTGCGCCGAGCTCTCTCGCTGTTAAAGGGTGGAGGACTTGCTCGAAGTGCTTATCCTGCTCAG GTAATTGCTCTGATACTTTCTGATGTCATCGGGGACCCTCTTGACCTGATCGCCAGTGGACCCACAGTGTACAGTGACATTTGGCCCGAGGAAGTTCTGTCAGTGCTGGACCGGTACAAGGTACTGGAGTGCGCTCCTGCCTCTGTAAAGGATGTTCTTGGAAAGCTGAAGACGCCCCGTGCGGGGAGCAAAGATTCAGTGAATCAGACGGATCATGTTCTCAATGCTGTGATAGGTTCTAACAGCGTAGCCCTCCAGAGTGCTGGGCAGCGTGCTGGGGAACTGGGTTTCCAGTCCGTGGTGCTATCACCAGGAGTGTGTGGAGATGTGAGGTCTGTGGCACGTCTCTACGGCCTCCTGTCGCGATTTGCATGCTCCCCAGAGGAACCAGCACCGGAGATTGCAGCGGAACTTCTAAGGCTGGGACCTGAGGTCGGAGTGGAGAGTTGGGATTTGTGCCGGACCATGCAGGTTCTGGAGACATGGCGTACCGAGGAATGTCAGCCAATGTGCCTGCTGGCAGGTGGTGAACCCACAGTAGAGCTAGTGGGTAAAGGCGTGGGAGGTCGCAATCAGGAACTGGCCTTGAGAGTGGGTTTGGAGCTTCGAGACGTGCCGCACAGCCCGGTCTTTCTTAGCGGTGGAACTGATGGTCAGGATGGACCCACCGAGGCAGCTGGAGCAGTCACTGACGGAGGATTGTGTGAAGAGGCCAGGGCTCAGGAACTGGATGTCAACACATTCTTAGCTGACAACGATTCCTTCACTTTCTTTTCGCGTCTCTCTGCAGGTCAGCGTTTGCTGCTGCCTGGTTTAACCTGCACAAATGTGATGGATGTTCAAATACTGCTCATTCCACCCAGACCCATTCAGATCAAATAA
- the tcta gene encoding T-cell leukemia translocation-altered gene protein homolog, with amino-acid sequence MEEPWNFEFVSRIADCCLSFLSEFVNDWLANDMRVSIFKILLSWLILSLIAIHFAWKVYGNTVNDMYYRQGSGQNGGTPESTADLRGWERATGDTPKPHRD; translated from the exons ATGGAGGAGCCTTGGAATTTCGAGTTCGTGTCTCGCATCGCTGACTGTTGCTTGTCCTTCCTTTCCGAATTCGTGAACGACTGGCTCGCTAACGACATGCGAGTTTCCATCTTCAAAATCCTGTTAAGTTGGCTCATATTAAGCCTCATCGCCATTCACTTCGCATGGAAAGTCTACGGGAATACAGTGAACGACATGTATTACCGACAAG GTTCGGGTCAGAATGGTGGAACCCCCGAAAGTACAGCTGACCTGAGAGGATG GGAAAGAGCCACAGGTGATACCCCCAAACCTCACAGAGACTAA